Proteins encoded by one window of Kineosporia sp. NBRC 101731:
- a CDS encoding DUF6716 putative glycosyltransferase, which produces MIAVAESDSFLKWAVSLLGQLPEGTRTEVVVACSPARPSASQRIAALSGTAYAGHDPEVLSPGQLMKRVERDRPDAVLLALTGPSVHAYQEALSKSSHRPVLLTGIPGIAIPARRRAWGYRGAVDLFVVHSHREVEDYDQIRRQMGMHAKVGLATIPFLAKPADILPAREMTQEMAAGTTAFEASRNEAGTSVEPLNPVAAPQRNRVLFATQGKVPRVKKDRVQILLSLARLAANRPDLEVVVKTRGAVGEFHTHHEPHHYQSLWDELVAAGEVHAPDALTFAAGSMAEQLANAVALVTVSSTAVLEAMALDIPVLLIDEFGVSENLINQVFVGSGVMGGLDELERGDFRHPETWWLADNYFHPRGDNSWIGMLDELVVLNAAGQLPTIASGLNKGRSAKRRRLDRLRLTPAGSAIVRARVRMRQRVRESSQTLTRISAQSS; this is translated from the coding sequence GTGATCGCTGTTGCGGAATCGGACTCATTCCTGAAATGGGCTGTCAGTCTCCTCGGGCAACTACCGGAGGGAACGCGGACCGAGGTCGTGGTGGCCTGCTCGCCGGCCAGACCTTCGGCTTCGCAACGGATTGCGGCCCTGAGTGGCACTGCGTACGCAGGCCATGACCCTGAGGTGCTGTCGCCCGGGCAGCTGATGAAGCGGGTGGAGCGGGACCGGCCCGACGCCGTGCTGCTGGCCCTGACCGGGCCGAGCGTGCACGCCTACCAGGAAGCGCTGAGCAAGTCCTCGCACCGTCCGGTGCTGCTGACCGGTATCCCCGGTATTGCGATCCCGGCCCGCCGCCGGGCCTGGGGCTACCGCGGCGCCGTCGACCTCTTCGTCGTGCACAGCCACCGTGAGGTGGAGGACTACGACCAGATCCGCCGGCAGATGGGGATGCACGCCAAGGTGGGGCTCGCCACCATCCCGTTCCTCGCCAAACCTGCCGACATTCTCCCCGCGCGCGAGATGACGCAGGAGATGGCGGCCGGAACAACAGCTTTCGAAGCCTCGCGGAACGAGGCGGGAACCAGCGTCGAACCGCTGAACCCGGTGGCGGCACCGCAGCGCAACCGGGTGCTGTTCGCCACCCAGGGCAAGGTGCCGCGGGTCAAGAAAGACCGCGTCCAGATCCTCCTGAGCCTGGCCCGGCTCGCAGCGAACCGGCCTGATCTGGAGGTCGTGGTCAAGACGCGCGGGGCGGTCGGCGAGTTCCACACCCACCACGAGCCGCACCACTACCAGTCCCTCTGGGACGAGCTGGTGGCGGCGGGTGAGGTGCACGCGCCCGACGCCCTGACCTTCGCGGCCGGGTCGATGGCCGAGCAGCTGGCCAACGCCGTGGCGCTGGTCACGGTGAGCTCGACGGCCGTCCTCGAAGCGATGGCGCTGGACATTCCGGTGCTGCTCATCGACGAGTTCGGCGTTTCGGAGAACCTGATCAACCAGGTGTTCGTTGGTAGTGGGGTGATGGGTGGACTGGACGAACTCGAGCGCGGTGACTTCCGTCATCCCGAAACCTGGTGGCTGGCAGACAATTACTTTCATCCCCGCGGTGACAACTCGTGGATCGGGATGCTCGACGAGCTGGTCGTGCTGAACGCTGCGGGGCAGCTGCCCACCATCGCGTCCGGTCTGAACAAGGGCCGTTCGGCGAAGCGGCGACGGCTCGACCGGCTGAGGCTGACCCCGGCTGGAAGTGCGATCGTGCGGGCGCGCGTCAGAATGCGTCAACGTGTTCGGGAGTCATCACAGACGCTGACTCGTATCTCGGCGCAGAGTTCCTGA
- a CDS encoding ABC transporter permease: MLSLSLAQLRTQAHRLVATVLAIVIAVGFVVATLVLNDTSKNTVLGALSSQYLHTDAVVAYDWQTSTGEMPDADAMAGIGGKIEQLPGVAGVALDRSAYLNARLPGSQGYRYAQVQSLGDGELRWQKLKAGTWPDGPNQVVAAPGRNLEVGSTVDLQLQPTDDDGSGSGQGDTKGDTKTVTATVTGITDRSSGITSIGSQQFWATMQQATAWGAQEIDAIRVEAAPGVGSDQLTLQIRDILRDDRAAQSLTVRTGEEQSESIANELTSDNAELATVLLVFGAIAVFVCALVIANTFAVLLAQRVRELALLRAIGAGGKQLRRGVLVESFVIGVVASLLGVVAGIGLAAGVSAIGSSYENSPVPLAGVTVNLMPVLIGMAVGIVVTMVAAFTPARKATKVAPLAALRPMDMAPITTRGGLFRRISGVLLAVPGIAIAWYGGKESELLLATVGGMITFLAVLLLARWLVPLAVALVGRVVGPLGQVPGKLAALNATRNPQRTAATATALIIGVTLTTTMVVGAATTRASASAAIDDSYPTDVIVTDSAQEGLPSVLISTLAGVPNVTTTMGVPGSTVKINGEESYVLGIDPARASKVLRSDAAGRVPANGTITLPTWYEDGSGVKEGAPVKVSVGRRTVTLKAHLAGGGMDSPWISSTDLAKLDATAGLQQVWARLADDLDNDERGEALDAASNAAADVAPDSVLSGSADERASFDQLIDILLLIVLGLLAVAVVIAIIGVGNTMALSVLERRRESGVLRALGLTRAQLRWMLLWEAMLIAGVAAAIGVVLGSVYGVLAVKAALGSSGGVHIAVPVVQVVAILVVATVAGALASVLPSRRAARISPVAAIASA, translated from the coding sequence ATGCTCTCGCTGAGCCTCGCGCAGCTGCGCACCCAGGCCCACCGCCTGGTGGCCACCGTGCTCGCGATCGTCATCGCGGTCGGGTTCGTCGTAGCCACCCTCGTCCTCAACGACACCTCGAAGAACACCGTTCTGGGCGCTCTCTCGAGTCAGTACCTGCACACCGACGCGGTCGTGGCCTATGACTGGCAGACCAGCACCGGCGAGATGCCCGATGCCGACGCCATGGCCGGGATCGGCGGGAAGATCGAGCAGCTGCCCGGGGTCGCCGGGGTCGCCCTCGACCGGAGCGCCTACCTCAATGCCCGCCTGCCCGGCAGCCAGGGCTACCGCTACGCCCAGGTGCAGAGCCTGGGCGACGGCGAACTGCGCTGGCAGAAGCTGAAGGCGGGCACCTGGCCGGACGGGCCGAACCAGGTGGTGGCGGCCCCGGGCCGCAACCTGGAGGTCGGATCCACGGTCGATCTGCAGCTCCAGCCCACGGACGATGACGGGTCGGGCAGCGGCCAGGGCGACACGAAGGGCGACACGAAGACCGTGACCGCCACGGTCACCGGCATCACCGACCGCTCGTCGGGTATCACCTCGATCGGCAGTCAGCAGTTCTGGGCCACGATGCAGCAGGCCACCGCCTGGGGCGCGCAGGAGATCGACGCGATCCGGGTGGAGGCGGCCCCCGGAGTGGGCTCCGACCAGCTCACCCTCCAGATCCGCGACATCCTGCGGGACGACCGGGCGGCGCAGAGTCTGACGGTACGCACCGGCGAGGAGCAGTCCGAGTCGATCGCCAACGAACTCACCTCGGACAACGCCGAACTGGCCACCGTGCTGTTGGTGTTCGGTGCGATCGCGGTGTTCGTCTGTGCCCTGGTGATCGCCAACACGTTCGCCGTGCTGCTGGCCCAGCGCGTGCGTGAACTGGCACTGCTGCGGGCCATCGGCGCCGGCGGCAAGCAGCTGCGACGCGGCGTGCTGGTGGAGTCGTTCGTGATCGGTGTGGTCGCCTCACTTCTCGGGGTGGTGGCCGGAATTGGTCTTGCCGCCGGGGTTTCCGCCATCGGTTCGAGTTATGAGAACTCGCCGGTGCCGCTGGCCGGCGTCACGGTGAACCTGATGCCCGTGCTGATCGGGATGGCGGTCGGCATCGTCGTCACCATGGTCGCGGCATTCACCCCGGCCCGGAAGGCGACGAAGGTGGCCCCGCTGGCCGCCCTGCGCCCGATGGACATGGCCCCGATCACCACGCGGGGCGGGCTGTTCCGCCGGATCTCCGGTGTGCTGCTGGCCGTGCCGGGGATCGCGATCGCCTGGTACGGCGGCAAGGAGAGCGAACTGCTCCTCGCCACGGTCGGCGGCATGATCACCTTCCTGGCCGTGCTGCTGCTGGCCCGCTGGCTGGTGCCGCTCGCGGTCGCCCTGGTGGGACGGGTCGTCGGCCCGCTCGGTCAGGTGCCCGGCAAGCTGGCCGCGCTGAACGCCACGCGGAACCCGCAGCGCACCGCAGCCACCGCGACCGCCCTGATCATCGGGGTCACCCTGACCACGACGATGGTGGTGGGCGCCGCCACCACCCGGGCCTCCGCGTCCGCCGCCATCGACGACAGCTACCCCACCGATGTCATCGTCACCGACAGCGCCCAGGAGGGCCTGCCCTCCGTCCTGATCAGCACGCTGGCCGGGGTGCCGAACGTGACCACGACGATGGGGGTGCCGGGCAGCACCGTGAAGATCAACGGTGAGGAGAGTTACGTCCTGGGCATCGACCCGGCCCGGGCCTCCAAGGTGCTGCGCTCCGACGCGGCCGGCCGGGTGCCGGCGAACGGCACGATCACCCTGCCGACCTGGTACGAGGACGGATCCGGGGTCAAGGAGGGCGCGCCGGTGAAGGTCTCGGTGGGCCGCCGGACCGTCACGCTGAAGGCTCACCTGGCCGGCGGCGGTATGGACAGCCCTTGGATCTCGAGCACCGATCTGGCGAAACTTGATGCCACCGCCGGACTCCAGCAGGTCTGGGCGCGTCTGGCCGACGACCTGGACAACGACGAGCGGGGCGAGGCCCTCGACGCCGCCTCGAACGCCGCGGCCGACGTCGCCCCCGACAGCGTGCTGAGCGGTTCGGCAGACGAGCGGGCCAGTTTCGACCAGCTCATCGACATCCTGCTGCTGATCGTGCTGGGGCTGCTGGCGGTGGCCGTGGTGATCGCGATCATCGGGGTCGGCAACACCATGGCACTGTCGGTGCTGGAACGACGCCGGGAGTCGGGTGTGCTGCGGGCCCTGGGCCTGACCCGGGCTCAGCTGCGCTGGATGCTGCTCTGGGAGGCGATGCTCATCGCCGGCGTGGCGGCGGCGATCGGCGTGGTGCTGGGTTCGGTCTACGGTGTGCTGGCGGTCAAGGCGGCGCTCGGCAGCTCCGGGGGCGTGCACATCGCTGTCCCGGTGGTGCAGGTGGTGGCCATCCTGGTGGTGGCCACGGTGGCCGGCGCGCTGGCCTCGGTGCTTCCGTCGCGGCGCGCGGCGCGGATCTCCCCGGTGGCGGCGATCGCGTCCGCCTGA
- a CDS encoding class I SAM-dependent methyltransferase: MTEQLRRLTRRRGQTEVPAGETALSPEDVKLLEQARARQRLEQNFEAFPHRTERIGQHIKTMLGKSGVKGGRILEIGGRANPYKDWFPGFEYSCLDLEITEPGVIQGDITNCPEIESGSFDAIISVDVFEHIREPWLAAPEIVRLLRPGGFTYHSTLFSWRYHPTPVDYWRFTPEAMTFLFKDLRMMQSQFDTVERRRSLLGKGKHKLDSDAFGGWRENWRVFYAGVKNDPDAPRGVSALAAQQQAEADQRAARDNPFGTRTDR; the protein is encoded by the coding sequence GTGACCGAGCAGTTGCGCCGCCTGACGAGACGCCGAGGTCAGACCGAGGTTCCGGCCGGCGAGACAGCCCTTTCCCCTGAGGATGTCAAGCTTCTCGAACAGGCCCGCGCCCGGCAGCGTCTCGAACAGAATTTCGAGGCATTCCCGCACCGGACCGAACGCATCGGGCAACACATCAAGACGATGCTGGGTAAATCTGGGGTGAAGGGGGGACGAATTCTTGAAATCGGAGGACGAGCCAATCCCTACAAGGACTGGTTCCCCGGTTTTGAATATAGTTGTCTTGATCTCGAGATAACCGAGCCTGGGGTGATTCAGGGCGATATCACCAACTGCCCGGAGATCGAGTCCGGCAGCTTCGACGCCATCATCAGCGTCGACGTGTTCGAGCACATCCGGGAGCCCTGGCTGGCCGCCCCCGAGATCGTCCGGCTGCTGCGGCCGGGCGGCTTCACCTACCACTCGACTCTCTTCAGCTGGCGCTATCACCCGACCCCGGTGGACTACTGGCGCTTCACGCCCGAGGCGATGACGTTCCTGTTCAAGGATCTGCGCATGATGCAGTCGCAGTTCGACACGGTGGAACGGCGCCGCAGCCTCCTGGGCAAGGGCAAGCACAAGCTGGACTCCGACGCGTTCGGTGGCTGGCGGGAGAACTGGCGGGTCTTCTACGCCGGTGTCAAGAACGATCCCGACGCCCCGCGCGGTGTGTCCGCCCTGGCCGCCCAGCAGCAGGCCGAGGCCGACCAGCGGGCTGCGCGCGACAACCCGTTCGGCACCCGCACCGACAGGTGA
- a CDS encoding sensor histidine kinase — protein MSEDTYRLESAYNWLRTHPQQVDAAGAGAAAVFMFLVAFLAAGDSAWLLASLMTGSLVWRRTRPLLSALGVSAFGTLIVISGDSSALLPATVVALVSLYSVSAYGPTWAGWAGMGVAWLAGSTVMLYQDLLGADALLGLGFLSAVLFGTWALGRMRHLRLRDELRLHERARLLESEAEQQAQLAATAERARIAREMHDVVAHSLSVTISQADGGRYAAQHNPAAAITALETIAATGRQALADMRALLGVLRDDSTQQLTPQPDTEAISDLVEQVRGSGLTVELEVLGESVLLPAGPGLAAYRIVQESLTNVLKHAGPGATAWIRVVWLTEALEIRIEDDGRGAGATPATPGSQGLIGMRERATLYGGQLEAGPRQGGGFGVRAYLPYGHRP, from the coding sequence GTGAGCGAGGACACCTACCGGCTGGAGTCGGCCTACAACTGGCTGCGCACGCATCCCCAGCAGGTCGACGCGGCCGGGGCCGGGGCCGCGGCGGTGTTCATGTTCCTCGTCGCCTTCCTGGCCGCGGGTGACTCCGCCTGGCTGCTCGCCTCCCTGATGACCGGAAGCCTGGTCTGGCGCCGCACCCGCCCCCTGCTCTCGGCCCTGGGGGTGTCCGCCTTCGGGACACTCATCGTGATCTCCGGCGACAGCAGCGCCCTCCTGCCCGCCACCGTCGTGGCGCTGGTCTCGCTCTACTCGGTCAGCGCCTACGGCCCGACCTGGGCGGGCTGGGCGGGCATGGGCGTGGCCTGGCTCGCCGGTAGCACGGTGATGCTCTACCAGGATCTGCTCGGCGCGGACGCCCTGCTCGGGCTCGGGTTCCTCTCCGCCGTGTTGTTCGGCACCTGGGCGCTGGGCCGGATGCGCCACCTACGGCTGCGGGACGAGCTGCGCCTGCACGAACGGGCCCGTCTGCTGGAGTCCGAGGCGGAGCAGCAGGCCCAGCTGGCGGCCACCGCCGAGCGCGCCCGGATCGCCCGGGAGATGCACGACGTCGTGGCCCACTCGCTGTCCGTCACCATCTCCCAGGCCGACGGTGGCCGGTATGCCGCACAACACAATCCAGCCGCTGCCATCACCGCACTTGAGACCATCGCGGCTACCGGACGGCAGGCTCTGGCCGACATGCGGGCGCTGCTGGGTGTGCTGCGGGACGACAGCACACAACAGCTCACCCCACAGCCGGACACCGAGGCGATCAGCGATCTGGTGGAGCAGGTGCGGGGAAGCGGGCTCACCGTCGAGCTGGAGGTGCTCGGGGAGTCCGTCCTGCTTCCCGCCGGTCCCGGACTCGCCGCCTACCGGATCGTCCAGGAGTCGCTCACCAACGTCCTCAAGCATGCCGGTCCGGGGGCCACCGCCTGGATCCGCGTGGTCTGGCTGACCGAGGCCCTGGAGATCCGGATCGAGGACGACGGCCGCGGGGCCGGGGCCACCCCGGCCACCCCGGGCAGCCAGGGCCTGATCGGCATGCGTGAGCGGGCCACCCTCTACGGCGGGCAGCTGGAGGCGGGCCCGCGTCAGGGAGGCGGGTTCGGAGTTCGTGCCTATCTGCCCTACGGTCATCGTCCGTGA
- a CDS encoding N-acetylneuraminate synthase family protein produces the protein MTAGPSKTIAPVEIGGKLVGPDQPVYVIAEIGLNHNGDVAIAKQLIDIAHEAGCDAVKFQKRTPEISTPADMRDVQRETPWGTMSYLDYRYRVEFEEEQYTEIDNYCSKLGMHWFASPWDVPSVEFLANRFDVVTFKVASASVTDLELLTAMKNTGKPVILSTGMSTLEEIDKAVETLGTEKLVMMHATSTYPMPAHEANLRTINTLRERYGVPIGYSGHERGLQISLAAVALGAVTVERHITLDRTMWGSDHSASLEPEGLRHLVRDIRIIEEALGDGVKRVFEGELKPKARLRRVG, from the coding sequence ATGACTGCTGGACCCAGTAAGACGATCGCGCCGGTTGAGATCGGCGGGAAGCTGGTCGGACCCGACCAGCCCGTGTACGTCATCGCCGAGATCGGCCTGAACCACAACGGTGACGTGGCGATCGCCAAGCAGCTGATCGACATCGCCCACGAGGCGGGTTGTGACGCGGTGAAGTTCCAGAAGCGCACGCCGGAGATCTCGACGCCGGCCGACATGCGTGACGTTCAGCGGGAGACCCCCTGGGGCACCATGAGCTACCTCGACTACCGCTACCGCGTGGAGTTCGAGGAGGAGCAGTACACCGAGATCGACAACTACTGCTCGAAGCTGGGCATGCACTGGTTCGCCTCGCCGTGGGACGTGCCCTCGGTCGAGTTCCTGGCGAACCGGTTCGACGTCGTCACGTTCAAGGTGGCCTCGGCCTCGGTGACCGACCTCGAGCTGCTCACCGCGATGAAGAACACCGGCAAGCCGGTCATCCTCTCGACGGGTATGTCCACCCTCGAGGAGATCGACAAGGCGGTGGAGACCCTCGGTACCGAGAAGCTCGTGATGATGCACGCGACCTCGACGTACCCGATGCCCGCCCACGAGGCCAACCTGCGCACGATCAACACGCTGCGCGAGCGCTACGGTGTGCCCATTGGCTACTCCGGCCACGAGCGGGGCCTGCAGATCAGCCTCGCGGCCGTCGCCCTCGGCGCGGTCACGGTCGAGCGTCACATCACCCTCGACCGCACCATGTGGGGCTCGGACCACTCCGCCTCGCTGGAGCCCGAAGGCCTGCGTCACCTGGTTCGTGACATCCGGATCATCGAAGAAGCCCTGGGTGACGGCGTGAAGCGCGTCTTCGAGGGTGAGCTCAAGCCGAAGGCTCGCCTGCGCCGGGTCGGCTGA
- a CDS encoding response regulator transcription factor codes for MSETTPIRIALVDDQQLVRAGFRMVIDSQPDLRVVVEAANGEEAVARLAGTEVDVVLMDVRMPKMDGIEATRRIVELPHAPKVVVLTTFDLDEYVMSAIGAGASGFLLKDAPPEEMLGALRTVFAGDAVIGASSTRQLLHHIGPILAQGRSQEILGIAPQPGLPAPPPAVNAHWTPTAPDPRTALLQAPPSGDPEHPLPRVLADLTPREYEVFVLMANGLSNAEIAGYFVVSEATVKTHVGRVLTKTAARDRVQIVVLAYQLGVVRP; via the coding sequence GTGAGCGAAACCACCCCGATCCGGATCGCCCTGGTCGACGACCAGCAGCTCGTTCGTGCCGGATTCCGGATGGTGATCGACTCCCAGCCCGACCTGCGGGTGGTGGTCGAGGCGGCCAACGGCGAGGAGGCCGTGGCCCGGCTGGCGGGTACCGAGGTCGACGTGGTGCTGATGGACGTGCGCATGCCGAAGATGGACGGCATCGAGGCCACCCGGCGCATCGTCGAACTGCCGCACGCGCCGAAGGTGGTCGTGCTGACCACCTTCGACCTGGACGAGTACGTGATGTCCGCGATCGGCGCCGGGGCCAGCGGCTTCCTGCTGAAAGACGCTCCGCCCGAAGAGATGCTCGGCGCACTGCGCACCGTGTTCGCCGGTGACGCCGTGATCGGGGCCAGTTCGACCCGGCAGCTGCTGCACCACATCGGGCCGATCCTGGCCCAGGGCAGGAGCCAGGAGATTCTCGGGATCGCCCCGCAGCCCGGTCTGCCCGCACCGCCGCCGGCGGTGAATGCGCACTGGACCCCGACCGCCCCCGACCCGCGCACCGCCCTGCTCCAGGCCCCACCCTCCGGTGACCCCGAGCACCCGCTGCCCCGTGTGCTGGCCGACCTGACGCCCCGCGAGTACGAGGTGTTCGTGCTGATGGCCAACGGCCTGAGCAACGCCGAGATCGCCGGGTACTTCGTCGTCTCCGAAGCCACCGTGAAGACCCACGTCGGCCGGGTACTGACGAAAACCGCTGCCCGCGACCGGGTCCAGATCGTCGTGCTGGCCTACCAGCTGGGTGTCGTGCGCCCCTGA
- a CDS encoding ABC transporter ATP-binding protein, with amino-acid sequence MSWTAAQPASQTQPVRPRESAVRAQGVRKVYGRGESAVPALRGVDVSFDKAAFTAIMGPSGSGKSTLMHVLAGLDSVSAGQVWLGDTELTGMNDTKLTRVRRDRIGFVFQAFNLIPALNARANIELPMTLARRKPDQEWYDSIVDRLGLGQRMTHRPSELSGGQQQRVAIARALLPRPDVVFADEPTGNLDSTAGAEVLSMLRSSVRETGQTVVMVTHDPVAASYADRVVMLADGSIAGELLAPTTDSVLDALRHLGG; translated from the coding sequence ATGTCCTGGACAGCAGCCCAGCCTGCATCCCAGACCCAGCCCGTGCGGCCCCGCGAGTCTGCGGTGCGAGCTCAGGGCGTGCGTAAGGTCTACGGCCGCGGGGAGTCCGCGGTGCCCGCCCTGCGCGGGGTCGACGTGAGCTTCGACAAGGCGGCCTTCACGGCGATCATGGGCCCGTCCGGTTCCGGGAAATCAACTCTCATGCACGTTCTCGCCGGGCTGGACTCGGTGAGCGCCGGGCAGGTGTGGCTCGGCGACACCGAGCTGACCGGCATGAACGACACGAAACTGACCCGGGTGCGGCGTGATCGCATCGGTTTCGTCTTCCAGGCGTTCAATCTGATCCCGGCGCTCAACGCCCGGGCGAACATCGAACTGCCGATGACGCTGGCGCGTCGCAAGCCCGACCAGGAGTGGTACGACTCGATCGTCGATCGCCTGGGCCTGGGGCAGCGGATGACTCACCGCCCGAGCGAGCTCTCCGGTGGCCAGCAGCAGCGGGTGGCCATTGCGCGGGCCCTTCTCCCCCGCCCCGACGTGGTTTTCGCCGACGAGCCGACCGGCAACCTCGACTCCACCGCCGGCGCCGAGGTGCTGAGCATGCTCCGCTCGAGTGTGCGCGAGACCGGGCAGACCGTGGTGATGGTGACGCACGACCCGGTCGCCGCCTCCTACGCCGACCGCGTGGTGATGCTGGCCGACGGGTCGATCGCCGGCGAACTGCTGGCCCCGACCACCGACAGCGTGCTCGACGCGCTGCGGCACCTGGGAGGCTGA
- a CDS encoding DEAD/DEAH box helicase gives MTLLDRLPKNPGPDADPDEIFEAFTEWTAERGLTLYPAQQEALIEIVSGSNVILATPTGSGKSLVAMGAHFSALARGERTYYTAPIKALVSEKFFSLIETFGATNVGMMTGDAAVNADAPIICCTAEVLANLALRQGADAPIAQVVMDEFHFYADPDRGWAWQVPLLELPKAQFLLMSATLGDVTRFEKALTERTGRTSATVSSEQRPVPLFFSYVTTPMHETLTELLSTKQSPVYVVHFTQAAAMERAQALMSVNMASKAEKEKIAEALGDFRFNAGFGKTLSRLVRHGIGVHHAGMLPRYRRLVEQLTQAGLLKVVCGTDTLGVGINVPIRTVVFTGLSKYDGVRQRHLKVREFMQIAGRAGRAGFDTAGTVIIQAPDHEVENERLLARAGDDEKKKKRIVRKKPPEGSVSWSRSTFDRLSTSPPEPLTSSFGVTHSMVLNVLARPADAYSAMQKLLEESDEDPGSRQRHLDQAEAIWEALLTSGVVEKLDTPDELGRTVRLTVDLPANFALNQPLSPFALAAFEVLDRDAPTYALDVLSVIEATIDDPRQVLSAQQHKARGEAVAQMKAEGIEYEERMELLEEVTWPKPLEELLDGAFEIYRADHPWVADHELSPKSVARDMFERAMTFGEYINFYQLARSEGTLLRYLSDAFKAMRQTVPDTARTEEITDLTEWLGELVRQTDSSLLDEWESLRNPEDELDPTRPPVPTGPPPVTANRRAFMVLVRNAMFRRVELFAKRAWFPLGELDAEAGWDADEWQDAIEDYFDEYDSIGTGPDARGPKMLQIEELSNKWQVRQILDDPEGDRDWAISADIDLAASNEAGTAVITITDVGPLSDA, from the coding sequence ATGACGCTCCTGGACCGACTGCCCAAGAATCCTGGCCCCGACGCCGACCCGGACGAGATCTTCGAGGCGTTCACCGAGTGGACGGCCGAGCGAGGGCTCACCCTCTACCCGGCGCAGCAGGAGGCGCTGATCGAGATCGTCTCCGGCTCGAACGTCATCCTGGCCACCCCGACCGGCTCGGGAAAGAGCCTGGTCGCGATGGGTGCGCACTTCAGCGCACTGGCCCGGGGCGAGCGCACCTACTACACCGCCCCGATCAAGGCCCTGGTGTCGGAGAAGTTCTTCAGCCTGATCGAGACGTTCGGGGCGACCAACGTCGGCATGATGACCGGCGACGCCGCCGTGAACGCCGATGCCCCGATCATCTGCTGCACGGCTGAGGTTCTCGCGAACCTGGCCCTGCGCCAGGGGGCGGACGCGCCGATCGCCCAGGTCGTCATGGACGAGTTCCACTTCTACGCCGACCCGGACCGGGGATGGGCCTGGCAGGTGCCGCTGCTGGAACTGCCGAAGGCGCAGTTCCTGCTGATGTCGGCCACCCTGGGTGATGTCACCCGGTTCGAGAAGGCGCTGACCGAGCGCACCGGGCGCACGTCCGCCACGGTCAGCTCGGAGCAGCGCCCGGTGCCGCTGTTCTTCTCCTACGTCACCACCCCGATGCACGAGACGCTGACCGAACTGCTCAGCACCAAGCAGTCGCCGGTCTACGTCGTGCACTTCACCCAGGCCGCGGCGATGGAGCGGGCTCAGGCGCTGATGAGCGTCAACATGGCCTCCAAGGCCGAGAAGGAGAAGATCGCCGAGGCCCTCGGCGACTTCCGCTTCAACGCGGGCTTCGGCAAGACGCTGTCGCGGCTGGTGCGGCACGGCATCGGCGTGCACCACGCCGGCATGCTGCCCCGCTACCGGCGTCTGGTCGAGCAGCTCACCCAGGCCGGTCTGCTGAAGGTGGTCTGCGGCACCGACACGCTCGGTGTCGGCATCAACGTGCCGATCCGCACGGTGGTGTTCACCGGCCTGTCCAAGTACGACGGCGTGCGCCAGCGGCACCTGAAGGTGCGCGAGTTCATGCAGATCGCCGGGCGCGCGGGCCGGGCCGGGTTCGACACCGCGGGCACCGTGATCATCCAGGCGCCCGACCACGAGGTGGAGAACGAGCGGCTGCTGGCCCGGGCCGGTGACGACGAGAAAAAGAAGAAGCGCATCGTGCGCAAGAAGCCGCCGGAGGGCTCGGTCTCCTGGAGCCGGTCCACGTTCGACCGGCTGAGCACCAGCCCGCCCGAGCCGCTGACCTCGAGCTTCGGCGTGACCCACTCGATGGTGCTGAACGTGCTGGCCCGCCCGGCCGACGCCTACTCCGCCATGCAGAAGCTGCTGGAAGAGAGCGACGAGGACCCGGGCTCGCGCCAGCGTCACCTCGACCAGGCCGAGGCGATCTGGGAGGCCCTGCTCACCTCCGGTGTGGTGGAGAAGCTGGACACTCCCGACGAACTCGGCCGCACGGTGCGCCTCACCGTCGACCTGCCCGCGAACTTCGCGCTGAACCAGCCGCTGTCGCCGTTCGCACTGGCCGCTTTCGAGGTGCTCGACCGCGACGCACCGACCTATGCGCTCGACGTGCTCTCGGTGATCGAGGCGACCATCGACGACCCGCGCCAGGTGCTGTCGGCGCAGCAGCACAAGGCCCGCGGCGAGGCCGTGGCGCAGATGAAGGCCGAGGGCATCGAGTACGAGGAGCGCATGGAGCTGCTCGAGGAGGTGACCTGGCCCAAGCCGCTGGAAGAGCTGCTGGACGGCGCCTTCGAGATCTACCGGGCCGACCACCCGTGGGTCGCCGACCACGAGCTCTCGCCGAAATCCGTGGCCCGGGACATGTTCGAGCGGGCCATGACGTTCGGTGAGTACATCAACTTCTACCAGCTGGCCCGTTCCGAGGGCACGCTGCTGCGTTACCTCTCCGACGCGTTCAAGGCGATGCGGCAGACCGTGCCCGACACCGCGCGCACCGAGGAGATCACCGACCTCACCGAGTGGCTGGGCGAGCTGGTGCGCCAGACCGACTCCAGCTTGCTCGACGAGTGGGAGTCGCTGCGCAACCCGGAAGACGAACTCGACCCGACGCGTCCCCCGGTTCCCACCGGGCCGCCGCCCGTCACCGCGAACCGCCGGGCCTTCATGGTTCTCGTGCGCAACGCGATGTTCCGCCGGGTGGAGCTGTTCGCCAAGCGGGCCTGGTTCCCGCTGGGCGAGCTCGATGCCGAGGCCGGCTGGGACGCCGACGAGTGGCAGGACGCGATCGAGGACTACTTCGACGAGTACGACTCGATCGGCACCGGGCCGGATGCGCGCGGACCGAAAATGCTTCAGATCGAGGAACTCTCGAATAAGTGGCAGGTGCGTCAGATTCTCGACGACCCGGAGGGCGACCGGGACTGGGCGATCAGTGCCGACATCGACCTGGCGGCCAGCAACGAGGCGGGAACCGCGGTGATCACGATCACCGACGTCGGCCCGTTGAGCGACGCCTGA